The nucleotide window GGCCCGCAGAAGGGGGCTACCCCGGATATGGTGGCGCAGCTGGATGCCAATCTGGCCCATTATGCGGCAGTTATCAGCCGTGATCTGGGAGTTGAGGTGGCCACAAGGCCGGGTGCCGGGGCTGCCGGCGGCATGGGCGCGGCCCTGCTGGCCCTGGGGGGGCGGCTGCGTCCCGGCATTGACATCGTCCTGGATGCAGTCGGTTTCGAGGCCATTGCCCGGGATGCCGATCTGATCATCACCGGCGAAGGGCGCATCGATGGCCAGACTGCGGGGGGCAAGGCGCCTCTGGGGGTGGCGCGCATCGCCAGCCGGCTGGGCAAACCGCTGATCGGCATTGCCGGCAGCTTGGGGTCCGATGCAGAAGGGATATATGCCCATGGCATCGATGCCCTTTTCAGTGCGGTGCCCCGGCCATGCAGCCTGGAGAACGCCCTGGCCGATGCCGCCTCCAACCTCCGCACGGCCGCCCGCAACATTGCCGCAACCATCAGGCTGGGATGCCGGCTGGCCAGGACTTGAATCCAGGCATTCCGAGGGGCGTCCCGATACGAAAAAGCCGCTGCCGCACGTGTGCCGGCCCGCTTCCTCATTCATGAAGCGCATATTTTCACGATTACACTGAAACGAGTTTTTGAAGCCCATGAACAAAGAGCACATCATTCAGCACATCATTGCCGAGCTTTCAGCCGATCTGGAGGTTTTCTCCTCCGCTGCCAGGGCGGCCCACGAGGCAGCCACGCATGAAGAATGCATACCGGACAACAAGTACGATACCACTGCCTTGGAGGCTTCCTATATAGCCCAGGGGCAAGCCAACCGGGCCCAGGAGATCCGGGGCGCTTTAAAGGAGTACCAGGCCCTGACGCTGCATGAGTTCGATGACGAAAAGCCGATCCGGCTGACTGCCCTGGTTACCCTGGAGGACACCGACGGAAATCTCAGGAGGTTGTTTCTCGGCCCGCAGGCGGGGGGCAAGAAGATTGCCGACAGCAACGGGGAGATCGTCGTGATTACGCCGGCATCTCCTCTGGGGCGGTCGTTGCTGGGGTTGCGCACTGGCGACGAGGTCTGCGCACCCGGGAACGCTGCAGGCATGCCCTTTACCGTCGTCTCCGTCTCCTGAGGGGGCAGATGGCCGTCAGAGGGGAGCGGCAGGTGGAGGCCGGAATCCTATGGCTCTTCGGTTGAACCGCTCGGATTCTCCAGGCTGAGGATGCCGGAACTCTCCTCATAGGCAAAAAGCTCCGCATAGCGACCCCACTCGATGGCCACCTGCAGCACCCGTTCCGCTTCATCCTCGCTCAAGAAATCCTCCAGTTCCCGCAGAAAGCGGTCCTCCCTGGCCCGGTTGCCGGGGCGCTCATCGAGCACTTTGCGTATGTGGGCCGCCAGGGTAACGTGCCTGATGAGATGTTCGGCAAATATCTCCTTGCGCCGTAGAATATCGGCATCGACGTAGCTTTTGCCCGAGGGGGTCAGTTCGGCATCTCCGCCTTCGATATGGGCAAAAGCAAGGATGTCGAGCGCTTCGAGAAGCGGGAAGAGCTGATCCACGCCGAATCCCATCTGGTCGGCCAGCTCGGGCAGATCGGCCTTGCCGCTGTAGGGTTCGGCCGCCAGCGCCTCCAGCAGGCCGGCCAACTGGTTGACATGCGCCTCCGGGAGGCGGGAGGAGAGCGGTACCGCCTCCACTTTGGCGCCACGGGGACGCTTGGTCATCAGGGCATAGACCTCATCGACGATCTGGCGGAACGCCGGTGCTTCGCGGTCGCGTGGCTGCGGCAACGGCACCGCCATTTCCGCGATTACCTGCCCCGGATTGCTCCCGAGAATCACGATCCGGTCGGCCAGCAGCACCGCCTCCTCGATGTTGTGGGAAACCAGCAGGATGCCCCTGGTGGGAATGCGGCGCTCCAGCCAGAGCTCGATCAGGTCGGTGCGGAGCGTCTCCGCCGTAAGTACGTCCAGGGCGGAAAAGGCCTCGTCCATCAGGAGCAGCGTCGGTTCGACAACCAGCGCACGGGCAAAGCCGACCCGCTGCCGCATCCCGCCGGACAGTTCCTTGGGGTAGGCGGACTCGAATCCGTCCAGGCCGATCAGGTCGATGGCGGCCAGGGCCCGGCGGCGGCGCTCCTCGCGGGGAACCCTCCTGGCCTCCAGGCCCAGCTCCACATTTTCCAGCACGGTCAGCCACGGAAAAAGGGCAAAGGTCTGAA belongs to Geobacter sp. SVR and includes:
- a CDS encoding GreA/GreB family elongation factor, translating into MNKEHIIQHIIAELSADLEVFSSAARAAHEAATHEECIPDNKYDTTALEASYIAQGQANRAQEIRGALKEYQALTLHEFDDEKPIRLTALVTLEDTDGNLRRLFLGPQAGGKKIADSNGEIVVITPASPLGRSLLGLRTGDEVCAPGNAAGMPFTVVSVS
- a CDS encoding AAA-associated domain-containing protein; translated protein: MEALQGNNTLLKLTDVRKSYKKSEGDEHLVLDGVNLAIAEGEIVALLGRSGSGKSTLLRIISGLTQQEGGEVLYCGKPVDGPVEGLAMVFQTFALFPWLTVLENVELGLEARRVPREERRRRALAAIDLIGLDGFESAYPKELSGGMRQRVGFARALVVEPTLLLMDEAFSALDVLTAETLRTDLIELWLERRIPTRGILLVSHNIEEAVLLADRIVILGSNPGQVIAEMAVPLPQPRDREAPAFRQIVDEVYALMTKRPRGAKVEAVPLSSRLPEAHVNQLAGLLEALAAEPYSGKADLPELADQMGFGVDQLFPLLEALDILAFAHIEGGDAELTPSGKSYVDADILRRKEIFAEHLIRHVTLAAHIRKVLDERPGNRAREDRFLRELEDFLSEDEAERVLQVAIEWGRYAELFAYEESSGILSLENPSGSTEEP